The Niallia sp. Man26 genomic sequence AAATATCAACAAAAGTGGTTATTATTCTTTAGCAGGGAATGACATTCCACTCTTGGGCAGAATAATTAGAATTATTGATTCCTATGACACCATGTTAAATGGTCGTATTTATCAAAAACCATTAAAAAAAGAAAGAATACTGTCCGAACTAATTGAATTAAAGGACAAATATTATGACTCTAATTTATTGGACAAATTTATTTCTTTTATAAAGACCATTGAATAACTTAATCAAAAGAGGCTAATTCCTTTTTATCGGTATTAGCCCTTTTCGAATAAACCAAAAGTCATTACATAACCAAGTACCTATGCATTTTATTTAGAAACACTAGTAAAGGAGTAACGGAATGAATTTAAAAAAATATGCTATATCTTTAATTCTATCTTTATTAACCATCATTACCTTAACAGCTTGTGCTACAAAAGAGGAGAGTAAAACAGCGACTGCTGCTGGATTACTTCCAGTAGG encodes the following:
- a CDS encoding HD domain-containing phosphohydrolase — its product is MFELGSLHDCGKLLIPSKLLNKEGKLTKSEYEEIKKHTRYGYEIILDTADFPRTYAKSILFHHENINKSGYYSLAGNDIPLLGRIIRIIDSYDTMLNGRIYQKPLKKERILSELIELKDKYYDSNLLDKFISFIKTIE